The Castor canadensis chromosome 13, mCasCan1.hap1v2, whole genome shotgun sequence genome has a window encoding:
- the St6galnac4 gene encoding alpha-N-acetyl-neuraminyl-2,3-beta-galactosyl-1,3-N-acetyl-galactosaminide alpha-2,6-sialyltransferase isoform X2 — MLGSGLGAQIDSAECVLRMNQAPTVGFEADVGQRSTLRVISHTSVPLLLRNYSHYFQQARDTLYVVWGQGRHMDRVLGGRTYRTLLQLTQMYPGLQVYTFTERMMAYCDQIFQDETGKNRRQSGSFLSTGWFTMILALELCEEIVVYGMVSDSYCREKSHPSVPYHYFEKGRLDECQMYLAHERAPRSAHRFITEKAVFSRWAKKRPIVFAHPSWRVK, encoded by the exons ATGCTGGGCTCGGGTCTGGGTGCCCAGATCGACAGTGCTGAATGTGTACTACGTATGAACCAGGCGCCCACTGTGGGCTTTGAGGCGGACGTGGGCCAGCGGAGCACTCTGCGTGTCATCTCGCACACGAGCGTGCCGCTGCTGCTCCGCAACTACTCACACTACTTCCAGCAGGCCCGAGACACGCTCTACGTGGTGTGGGGCCAGGGCAGGCACATGGACCGGGTTCTGGGCGGCCGGACCTACCGCACGCTGCTGCAGCTCACCCAGATGTACCCTGGCCTGCAGGTGTACACCTTTACCGAGCGCATGATGGCCTACTGTGACCAGATCTTCCAGGATGAGACAGGCAAGAACCG GAGGCAGTCGGGCTCCTTCCTGAGCACTGGCTGGTTTACCATGATTCTGGCCCTGGAGCTGTGCGAGGAGATCGTGGTGTACGGGATGGTCAGCGACAGCTACTGCAG GGAGAAGAGCCACCCCTCTGTGCCTTACCACTACTTTGAGAAGGGCCGGCTAGACGAGTGCCAGATGTACCTGGCACATGAGCGGGCACCCCGTAGTGCCCACCGCTTCATCACTGAGAAGGCTGTGTTCTCCCGCTGGGCCAAGAAGAGACCCATTGTGTTCGCCCACCCATCCTGGAGGGTCAAGTAG
- the St6galnac4 gene encoding alpha-N-acetyl-neuraminyl-2,3-beta-galactosyl-1,3-N-acetyl-galactosaminide alpha-2,6-sialyltransferase isoform X1, with the protein MKARGRLLLIVLCSLAFSAVYILLCCWACLPLCLATCLDRHLPVGSNPTVPGPLHFSGYSSVPDGKPLIREPCHSCAVVSSSGQMLGSGLGAQIDSAECVLRMNQAPTVGFEADVGQRSTLRVISHTSVPLLLRNYSHYFQQARDTLYVVWGQGRHMDRVLGGRTYRTLLQLTQMYPGLQVYTFTERMMAYCDQIFQDETGKNRRQSGSFLSTGWFTMILALELCEEIVVYGMVSDSYCREKSHPSVPYHYFEKGRLDECQMYLAHERAPRSAHRFITEKAVFSRWAKKRPIVFAHPSWRVK; encoded by the exons ATGAAGGCTCGG GGTCGCCTTCTGCTCATTGTGCTATGCTCCTTGGCCTTCTCTGCCGTCTACATCCTCCTGTGCTGCTGGGCCTGCCTGCCCCTCTGCCTGGCGACCTGCCTGGACCGCCATCTTCCTGTGGGCTCCAACCCCACTGTGCCAGGCCCCCTGCACTTCAGTGGATACAGCAGTGTGCCGGATGGAAAG CCGCTCATCCGTGAACCATGCCACAGCTGTGCCGTGGTGTCCAGCTCCGGCCAGATGCTGGGCTCGGGTCTGGGTGCCCAGATCGACAGTGCTGAATGTGTACTACGTATGAACCAGGCGCCCACTGTGGGCTTTGAGGCGGACGTGGGCCAGCGGAGCACTCTGCGTGTCATCTCGCACACGAGCGTGCCGCTGCTGCTCCGCAACTACTCACACTACTTCCAGCAGGCCCGAGACACGCTCTACGTGGTGTGGGGCCAGGGCAGGCACATGGACCGGGTTCTGGGCGGCCGGACCTACCGCACGCTGCTGCAGCTCACCCAGATGTACCCTGGCCTGCAGGTGTACACCTTTACCGAGCGCATGATGGCCTACTGTGACCAGATCTTCCAGGATGAGACAGGCAAGAACCG GAGGCAGTCGGGCTCCTTCCTGAGCACTGGCTGGTTTACCATGATTCTGGCCCTGGAGCTGTGCGAGGAGATCGTGGTGTACGGGATGGTCAGCGACAGCTACTGCAG GGAGAAGAGCCACCCCTCTGTGCCTTACCACTACTTTGAGAAGGGCCGGCTAGACGAGTGCCAGATGTACCTGGCACATGAGCGGGCACCCCGTAGTGCCCACCGCTTCATCACTGAGAAGGCTGTGTTCTCCCGCTGGGCCAAGAAGAGACCCATTGTGTTCGCCCACCCATCCTGGAGGGTCAAGTAG